The following are encoded together in the Mesoterricola sediminis genome:
- a CDS encoding SDR family NAD(P)-dependent oxidoreductase, protein MRPEHPVVMITGASSGFGEAAARLLAADGYALALGARRVERVRALAEELSAKHGVRVFAGAVDTRDTASVDRFVAASVEALGSLNVVLANAGLARGVDPIASVLEEDWQAMLHTNVEGVIRTLKATLPHVRKSGWGHFLTIGSTAGHWVYEGGGAYCASKHALKALTRTLRLELCGEPIRVTEIDPGMAVTEFSMVRLQDEGKADAVYRGVEPLRAEDVAECVRWAIALPDHVNIDEIIVKCRDQASHNGTKVHRRA, encoded by the coding sequence ATGCGGCCTGAGCATCCTGTCGTCATGATCACCGGCGCGTCCAGCGGGTTCGGGGAGGCCGCCGCGCGCCTCCTCGCCGCGGACGGCTATGCCCTGGCCCTGGGGGCCCGCCGGGTGGAGCGCGTCCGCGCGCTCGCCGAGGAACTGTCCGCGAAGCACGGGGTCCGCGTCTTCGCGGGCGCCGTCGACACCCGCGACACCGCCAGCGTGGACCGCTTCGTCGCGGCCAGCGTCGAGGCCCTCGGGAGCCTGAACGTGGTGCTGGCCAACGCCGGCCTCGCCCGCGGCGTCGATCCGATCGCCTCGGTGCTCGAGGAGGACTGGCAGGCCATGCTCCACACCAACGTGGAGGGGGTGATCCGGACCCTCAAGGCCACGCTGCCCCACGTCCGCAAAAGCGGCTGGGGCCACTTCCTCACCATCGGCTCCACCGCGGGGCACTGGGTCTACGAAGGCGGCGGCGCCTACTGCGCCAGCAAGCACGCCCTCAAGGCCCTGACCCGCACCCTCCGTCTGGAGCTGTGCGGCGAGCCCATCCGGGTCACCGAGATCGATCCGGGCATGGCGGTGACCGAATTCTCCATGGTGCGCCTCCAGGACGAGGGCAAGGCGGACGCCGTCTACCGGGGCGTGGAGCCCCTGCGGGCGGAGGACGTGGCCGAATGCGTCCGCTGGGCCATCGCCCTTCCGGATCACGTGAACATCGACGAGATCATCGTGAAGTGCCGGGACCAGGCGAGCCACAACGGCACCAAGGTCCACCGCCGGGCCTGA
- a CDS encoding pyridoxal phosphate-dependent aminotransferase, which yields MLRVSERATVFPDSPIRKLVPYADQARALGRTVYPLNIGQPDIPTPRPFLDALKAYDRQVIAYGKSEGEQPYREALAKYYAGCDIEVSANDIVVTQGGSEAILFAFQVATEPGDEVLVFEPFYTNYNAFALMCDISLRPVRTLASTGFHLPPDEAIRAAIGPRTKAILVCTPNNPTGTVFTEDEMRRLGAIAKDLGLFLISDEVYREFCYEGVHTSVMHLKGLEDNAILVDSVSKRYSACGARIGCLVTRNRDARAAAVRLAMSRLCPASVEQEACLAMAQLGMDFFAPLRDEYRRRRDATYEGLMRIPGVTCLEPKGAFYIMAELPVEDCESFAKWLLTDYHHDNSTVMVAPGPGFYARGKYEEKGQGLNQVRLAYVLETPKLKAAMDILGRAVDAYMAANPS from the coding sequence ATGCTCCGAGTCTCCGAACGCGCCACGGTCTTCCCCGACTCCCCCATCCGGAAGCTGGTCCCCTACGCGGACCAGGCCCGCGCCCTGGGACGTACGGTCTATCCGCTGAACATCGGCCAGCCCGACATTCCCACGCCCCGGCCCTTCCTGGACGCCCTCAAGGCCTATGACCGGCAGGTCATCGCCTACGGCAAGTCCGAGGGCGAGCAGCCCTACCGGGAGGCCCTGGCGAAGTACTACGCCGGCTGCGACATCGAGGTCTCCGCCAACGACATCGTGGTGACCCAGGGCGGGAGCGAGGCGATCCTCTTCGCCTTCCAGGTGGCCACCGAGCCCGGCGACGAGGTGCTCGTCTTCGAGCCCTTCTACACCAACTACAACGCCTTCGCCCTGATGTGCGACATCAGCCTGCGCCCGGTGCGCACCCTGGCCTCCACGGGCTTCCACCTGCCCCCGGACGAGGCCATCCGGGCCGCCATCGGCCCCCGCACCAAGGCCATCCTGGTCTGCACGCCCAACAACCCCACCGGCACCGTGTTCACCGAGGACGAGATGCGCCGCCTCGGCGCCATCGCCAAGGACCTCGGCCTCTTCCTCATCAGCGACGAGGTCTACCGGGAGTTCTGCTACGAGGGGGTCCACACCAGCGTCATGCACCTCAAGGGCCTGGAGGACAACGCCATCCTGGTCGACAGCGTCTCCAAGCGCTACAGCGCCTGCGGCGCCCGCATCGGGTGCCTCGTCACCCGCAACCGGGACGCCCGGGCCGCGGCGGTGCGCCTCGCGATGAGCCGCCTCTGCCCCGCCAGCGTGGAGCAGGAGGCCTGCCTCGCCATGGCCCAGCTGGGCATGGACTTCTTCGCGCCGCTCCGGGACGAGTACCGCCGCCGCCGCGACGCCACCTACGAGGGCCTGATGCGGATCCCCGGCGTGACCTGCCTGGAGCCCAAGGGCGCCTTCTACATCATGGCCGAGCTTCCCGTCGAGGACTGCGAGTCCTTCGCCAAGTGGCTGCTCACCGACTACCACCATGACAATTCGACCGTCATGGTCGCGCCGGGGCCGGGCTTCTACGCCCGGGGCAAGTACGAGGAGAAGGGCCAGGGCCTCAACCAGGTCCGTCTGGCCTACGTGCTCGAGACGCCCAAGCTGAAGGCGGCCATGGACATCCTGGGCCGCGCGGTGGACGCCTACATGGCGGCCAACCCCAGCTAG
- a CDS encoding cold-shock protein, with the protein MAQGTVKWFNAEKGYGFITPDEGGADLFVHHTAIQDRGFRTLTENQRVSFDVAQGQKGPQATNVVKL; encoded by the coding sequence ATGGCTCAGGGCACCGTCAAGTGGTTCAACGCCGAGAAGGGCTACGGATTCATCACCCCCGATGAGGGTGGCGCCGACCTGTTCGTCCATCACACCGCGATCCAGGATCGCGGCTTCCGCACCCTCACCGAGAATCAGCGCGTGAGCTTCGACGTGGCCCAGGGCCAGAAGGGGCCCCAGGCCACCAACGTCGTCAAGCTGTAG